From the genome of Streptomyces sp. NBC_00659, one region includes:
- a CDS encoding LacI family DNA-binding transcriptional regulator, protein MARGSTRPTSRDVAEAAGVSQAAVSLVLGDKWRGRVSAATADRVRDAAQELGYRPNLAARNLRLGRTRTVLLVVPALTTEFFAGVYTGAARVAAQHGFGVVLYPSPEGIGPARDPFGSAQAALDGVIASSMAADALTAIRGDQLPLVMLDSDPAGSQGAATVNLDIADGVRQVTDHLLALGHRRFLHLAADIPSWTFEVRARELASCLVEVPGTSLRVAHAPISFEDALAAAQTALSTPGPRPTAIVCDDDKLAAGAYKAARRLGLRIPDDISVTGLDDLALARALDPELTTVRLDAERFGEQGMKALLAVLDGRTPPQEDIPVELVVRGSTAPPGT, encoded by the coding sequence GTGGCAAGAGGTAGCACGCGCCCCACCAGCCGGGACGTCGCCGAGGCCGCCGGGGTCTCCCAGGCAGCCGTCTCCCTCGTCCTCGGCGACAAGTGGCGCGGCCGCGTCTCCGCCGCGACCGCCGACCGCGTCCGCGACGCGGCCCAGGAACTCGGCTACCGCCCCAACCTGGCCGCCCGCAACCTCCGCCTCGGCCGCACCCGCACCGTCCTGCTGGTCGTCCCCGCCCTCACCACCGAATTCTTCGCGGGCGTATACACCGGCGCCGCCCGCGTAGCCGCCCAGCACGGCTTCGGAGTCGTCCTCTACCCCTCCCCCGAAGGCATCGGCCCCGCCCGCGACCCCTTCGGCTCCGCCCAGGCCGCCCTCGACGGCGTCATCGCCTCCTCCATGGCGGCCGACGCCCTCACCGCGATCCGCGGCGACCAGCTTCCCCTCGTCATGCTCGACAGCGACCCCGCCGGCAGCCAGGGCGCCGCCACCGTCAACCTCGACATCGCCGACGGCGTACGCCAGGTCACCGACCACCTCCTCGCACTCGGCCACCGCCGCTTCCTGCACCTCGCGGCCGACATCCCCTCCTGGACCTTCGAGGTCCGCGCCCGCGAACTGGCCTCCTGCCTCGTCGAAGTCCCCGGAACCAGCCTGCGGGTCGCCCACGCCCCCATCTCCTTCGAAGACGCCCTGGCCGCCGCGCAGACCGCACTCTCCACCCCGGGCCCCCGCCCCACCGCGATCGTCTGCGACGACGACAAACTCGCCGCGGGCGCCTACAAAGCCGCCCGCCGCCTCGGCCTGCGCATCCCCGACGACATCTCCGTCACCGGACTCGACGACCTCGCCCTGGCCCGCGCCCTCGACCCCGAACTCACCACGGTCCGCCTGGACGCCGAACGATTCGGCGAACAGGGCATGAAAGCCCTCCTGGCCGTCCTCGACGGCCGCACGCCCCCACAGGAGGACATCCCCGTCGAACTCGTCGTACGGGGCTCCACGGCCCCTCCTGGCACCTAG
- the prcA gene encoding proteasome subunit alpha, with product MSTPFYVSPQQAMADRAEYARKGIARGRSLVVLQYADGIVFVGENPSRALHKFSEIYDRIGFAAAGKYNEYENLRIGGVRYADLRGYTYDRADVTARGLANVYAQTLGTIFSSAAEKPYEVELVVAEVGETPDGDQIYRLPHDGSIVDEHGSVAVGGNAEQISTYLDTQHRDGMSLAEALKLAVQSLSREPNGGEREIPAERLEVAVLDRTRPQKRKFKRIVGRQLDRLLEAGGAETATEAEDADDDE from the coding sequence GTGTCGACGCCGTTCTATGTCTCACCCCAGCAGGCGATGGCCGACCGGGCGGAGTACGCCCGCAAGGGCATCGCCCGTGGCCGCAGCCTGGTCGTGCTGCAGTACGCCGACGGCATCGTGTTCGTCGGCGAGAACCCGTCCCGCGCGCTGCACAAGTTCAGCGAGATCTACGACCGGATCGGCTTCGCGGCCGCCGGTAAGTACAACGAGTACGAGAACCTGCGGATCGGCGGTGTGCGTTACGCCGATCTGCGTGGCTACACGTACGACCGTGCCGATGTGACCGCTCGTGGTCTGGCCAATGTGTACGCCCAGACGCTGGGCACGATCTTCTCGTCGGCGGCGGAGAAGCCGTACGAGGTGGAGCTGGTGGTCGCCGAGGTCGGGGAGACGCCGGACGGTGACCAGATCTACCGGCTGCCGCACGACGGTTCGATCGTGGACGAGCACGGTTCGGTCGCTGTCGGCGGTAACGCCGAGCAGATCAGTACGTATCTGGATACGCAGCACCGGGACGGCATGTCGCTGGCCGAGGCGCTGAAGCTGGCTGTCCAGTCGCTGTCCCGGGAGCCGAACGGTGGCGAGCGGGAGATTCCGGCGGAGCGGCTGGAGGTCGCGGTGCTGGACCGGACGCGGCCGCAGAAGCGGAAGTTCAAGCGGATCGTCGGCCGCCAGCTGGACAGGTTGCTGGAGGCCGGGGGCGCGGAGACGGCGACGGAGGCCGAGGACGCCGACGACGACGAGTGA
- a CDS encoding FKBP-type peptidyl-prolyl cis-trans isomerase has product MSIEKPEIDFPEGQPPADLEIKDIWEGDGPEAKSGQNVTVHYVGVSFSTGEEFDASWNRGEPFRFPLGGGRVIKGWDKGVQGMKVGGRRRLTIPAHLAYGDQSPTPAIKPGETLIFVVDLIAV; this is encoded by the coding sequence GTGAGCATCGAGAAGCCCGAGATCGATTTCCCCGAGGGCCAGCCGCCGGCGGACCTTGAGATCAAGGACATCTGGGAGGGCGACGGCCCCGAGGCCAAGTCGGGTCAGAACGTCACGGTGCACTACGTGGGTGTGTCGTTCAGCACGGGTGAGGAGTTCGACGCGAGCTGGAACCGGGGCGAGCCGTTCCGTTTCCCGCTCGGTGGTGGCCGTGTCATCAAGGGCTGGGACAAGGGTGTGCAGGGCATGAAGGTCGGCGGTCGTCGCCGGCTGACCATCCCCGCCCACCTCGCCTACGGCGACCAGAGCCCGACTCCGGCGATCAAGCCCGGTGAGACGCTGATCTTCGTGGTCGACCTGATCGCGGTCTGA
- a CDS encoding diacylglycerol kinase codes for MTSEITLFVNPTAGRGRGARAALPAASALRAAGFSVETVQGEDPVDALARAREAVASGTGALVAVGGDGMANLALQAVAGTRTPFGLVAAGTGNDFARALGLPVGDPAAAGRMIAEALRGERLREVDLGRVNGTWFGTVLASGFDSRVNDRGNRMRLPVGRFKYDVAMVAELAAFRPVGYRITLDGGETLETEATLVAVGNGSSYGGGMRICPGASLGDGLFDITVVGDCSRSTLLKIFPRVYRGTHVGHPVVSVHRAARVELLAEGVTGYADGEPLGPLPLTAECIRAAVRVALP; via the coding sequence GTGACCAGCGAGATCACCCTCTTCGTCAACCCCACCGCGGGCCGCGGCCGGGGCGCCCGAGCGGCGCTGCCGGCCGCTTCCGCTTTGCGTGCCGCGGGATTCTCCGTCGAGACGGTCCAGGGCGAGGACCCGGTGGACGCCCTCGCGCGGGCGCGCGAGGCGGTCGCTTCCGGCACCGGTGCCCTGGTCGCGGTCGGCGGTGACGGCATGGCGAACCTGGCCCTCCAGGCCGTCGCCGGGACCCGTACCCCCTTCGGTCTGGTGGCCGCCGGGACGGGCAACGACTTCGCGCGCGCCCTCGGCCTGCCCGTGGGCGACCCCGCGGCGGCCGGACGGATGATCGCCGAGGCGCTGCGGGGCGAGAGGCTGCGCGAGGTCGACCTGGGCCGGGTGAACGGCACCTGGTTCGGCACCGTCCTCGCCTCCGGGTTCGACTCCCGCGTCAACGACCGCGGGAACCGGATGCGCCTGCCCGTCGGCCGTTTCAAGTACGACGTCGCCATGGTCGCCGAGCTGGCCGCCTTCCGGCCCGTCGGGTACCGCATCACGCTGGACGGCGGCGAGACGCTGGAGACCGAGGCGACGCTGGTCGCCGTCGGCAACGGCTCGTCGTACGGCGGCGGCATGAGGATCTGTCCCGGTGCGAGCCTCGGCGACGGGCTGTTCGACATCACGGTGGTCGGGGACTGCTCCCGCTCGACCCTGCTCAAGATCTTCCCGCGGGTCTACCGGGGCACCCACGTCGGCCATCCCGTGGTGAGCGTGCACCGGGCGGCCCGCGTCGAGCTCCTTGCCGAGGGCGTCACCGGGTACGCGGACGGCGAGCCGCTGGGCCCGCTGCCGCTCACCGCGGAGTGCATACGGGCCGCTGTGCGCGTCGCACTTCCCTGA
- the pafA gene encoding Pup--protein ligase — protein MDRRIFGLENEYGVTCTFRGQRRLSPDEVARYLFRRVVSWGRSSNVFLRNGARLYLDVGSHPEYATPECDNVTELVTHDKAGERILEGLLVDAERRLHEEGIAGDVYLFKNNTDSAGNSYGCHENYLVARHGEFSRLADILIPFLVTRQLLCGAGKVLQTPRGAVYCVSQRAEHIWEGVSSATTRSRPIINTRDEPHADAERYRRLHVIVGDSNMSETTMLLKVGATDLVLRMIEAGTVMRDLTLENPIRAIREVSHDITGRRKVRLASGREASALEVQREYYEKAVDFCERRGIRTGTVEQVLELWGRVLDSIEAEDLDRIGTEIDWVMKYQLIERYRAKHNMTMSHPRVAQIDLAYHDIHRRRGLYYLLERKGQAARICNDLKIFEGKSVPPQTTRARLRGDFIRRAQEQRRDFTVDWVHLKLNDQAQRTVLCKDPFRSVDDRVEKLIAGM, from the coding sequence ATGGACCGCCGCATTTTCGGGCTGGAGAACGAGTACGGCGTCACGTGTACGTTCAGGGGACAGCGTCGGCTGTCTCCCGACGAGGTGGCGCGGTACCTCTTCCGCCGTGTCGTGTCATGGGGCCGCAGCAGCAATGTCTTTCTGCGGAACGGTGCCCGCCTTTATCTCGACGTGGGATCACATCCGGAATACGCGACACCCGAATGTGACAACGTGACGGAGCTCGTCACCCACGACAAGGCCGGCGAGCGCATTCTCGAAGGTCTTCTGGTGGACGCCGAACGACGCCTGCACGAGGAAGGGATCGCGGGCGACGTCTATCTGTTCAAGAACAACACCGACTCGGCAGGAAACTCCTACGGGTGCCACGAGAACTATCTGGTGGCCCGGCACGGGGAGTTCTCCCGGCTCGCGGACATTCTCATTCCGTTCCTGGTCACGAGGCAGTTGCTGTGTGGTGCGGGCAAGGTGCTGCAGACTCCGCGCGGTGCCGTGTACTGCGTCAGCCAGCGGGCGGAGCACATCTGGGAGGGCGTCAGCTCGGCGACGACCCGGTCCCGGCCCATCATCAACACGCGTGACGAGCCGCACGCGGACGCCGAGCGCTATCGCCGTCTGCATGTGATCGTCGGCGACTCGAACATGTCCGAGACGACGATGCTTCTCAAGGTCGGTGCCACGGACCTCGTGCTGCGCATGATCGAGGCGGGCACCGTGATGCGCGACCTGACTCTGGAGAACCCCATTCGGGCGATCCGCGAGGTCAGTCATGACATCACGGGCCGTCGGAAGGTGCGCCTGGCCAGTGGCCGTGAGGCCTCCGCGCTGGAGGTGCAGCGCGAGTACTACGAGAAGGCCGTGGACTTCTGTGAGCGCCGCGGTATCCGCACCGGGACCGTCGAACAGGTCCTCGAACTGTGGGGCCGTGTGCTCGACTCGATCGAGGCCGAGGACCTCGACCGGATCGGTACCGAGATCGACTGGGTGATGAAGTACCAGCTCATCGAGCGGTACCGGGCGAAGCACAACATGACCATGTCGCACCCCCGGGTCGCGCAGATAGACCTCGCCTACCACGACATCCACCGCCGTCGTGGCCTGTACTACCTGCTGGAGAGGAAGGGGCAAGCCGCGCGGATCTGCAACGACTTGAAGATCTTCGAGGGCAAGTCGGTGCCGCCGCAGACCACTCGGGCGCGTCTGCGCGGTGACTTCATCCGGCGGGCCCAGGAGCAGCGGCGGGACTTCACCGTCGACTGGGTGCACCTGAAGCTCAACGATCAGGCGCAGCGCACGGTGTTGTGCAAGGACCCGTTCCGTTCGGTGGACGATCGGGTGGAGAAGCTGATCGCCGGAATGTGA
- a CDS encoding helix-turn-helix transcriptional regulator, whose amino-acid sequence MAIAKAERLMNLALCLLGTRRPLSKRELRGSIEAYLEAGSDDAFNRMFERDKDDLRELGLVIETVENLDGDVGYLARRDSNRLPPITLDAEEAAALGLAAKVWQQARLAGAASGALQKLRAAGLPEDVDPYGSHGALEPHIPVHEAAFEPLMLACRDRRPVVFDYRKGNAAQPGTRHVEPWALECWRGHWYLAGWDRDRGAERVFRLSRITGKVRARAGRYTAEVPDVVTVRETVAGWAGEITDRSALIRLRSGAGYPLRSKAVSVRELGDGWDELEIPYGHGLDAWLVEFGPDVVVVEPAELRADVVDRLRAVAKG is encoded by the coding sequence ATGGCCATTGCCAAGGCCGAGCGGCTGATGAACCTCGCACTGTGTCTGCTCGGGACGCGGCGGCCGCTCAGCAAGCGGGAACTCCGCGGGTCCATCGAGGCCTACCTCGAAGCCGGCTCGGATGACGCCTTCAACCGGATGTTCGAGCGGGACAAGGACGATCTGCGCGAACTCGGCCTGGTCATCGAGACGGTGGAGAACCTCGACGGCGACGTCGGCTACCTCGCCCGCCGCGACAGCAACCGCCTGCCGCCGATCACCCTCGACGCCGAGGAGGCCGCCGCCCTCGGTCTGGCCGCCAAGGTCTGGCAGCAGGCACGGCTGGCCGGGGCCGCGAGCGGCGCGCTCCAGAAGCTGCGCGCCGCGGGTCTGCCCGAGGACGTGGACCCGTACGGATCCCACGGCGCCCTCGAACCGCACATCCCCGTCCACGAGGCGGCCTTCGAGCCCCTGATGCTCGCCTGCCGCGACCGTCGCCCGGTCGTCTTCGACTACCGCAAGGGCAACGCGGCGCAGCCCGGGACCCGGCATGTCGAGCCCTGGGCCCTGGAGTGCTGGCGCGGCCACTGGTATCTCGCGGGCTGGGACCGTGACCGCGGCGCCGAGCGCGTCTTCAGGCTCTCCCGGATCACCGGCAAGGTCCGCGCGCGTGCGGGCCGCTACACGGCCGAGGTCCCCGACGTCGTGACCGTGCGCGAGACGGTGGCCGGCTGGGCGGGGGAGATCACCGACCGTTCGGCGCTGATCCGGCTGCGTTCCGGCGCCGGCTACCCGCTGCGCTCCAAGGCCGTCTCCGTGCGGGAACTGGGCGACGGCTGGGACGAGTTGGAGATTCCGTACGGGCACGGTCTGGACGCCTGGCTCGTCGAGTTCGGGCCGGACGTGGTGGTCGTGGAGCCCGCCGAACTGCGGGCCGATGTGGTCGACCGGCTGCGTGCCGTGGCCAAGGGCTGA
- a CDS encoding helix-turn-helix transcriptional regulator, with protein MAGKPARPTNAIDQTRRMLSLVTYLRERPGARVGDVARAFGITEDELISDLDVLPLCGTSFRGGDLLDIDTDGDRIWWHNPDDVAEPLRIAADEATALLVAARAVSTLPGLREGDRQALLRATAKVEAASGEAAGASSRLSVTFESEGGVFADVDRAISERRRLWIRYYSPSRDELSEREIDPIRLVSVGHTYVEAWCRRSEARRTFRLDRVAEIRILDEPSAPPEIELRDLSEGLVQPAAEDPEVVVEVGPGGRWVAEYYPHDSADELPDGGLRITLRTPDPTSLRRLALRLGGDGRIVSPQALADSARSAAREALAAYDGPDGLGAVPDRPYEGREQGL; from the coding sequence GTGGCAGGAAAACCGGCCAGGCCCACGAACGCGATCGACCAGACCCGGCGGATGCTCTCGCTGGTGACGTATCTGCGCGAGCGCCCCGGCGCCCGGGTCGGTGATGTCGCTCGCGCCTTCGGGATCACCGAGGACGAGCTGATCTCCGACCTCGACGTGCTGCCGCTGTGCGGGACGAGTTTCCGCGGCGGGGATCTGCTCGACATCGACACCGACGGCGACCGGATCTGGTGGCACAACCCGGACGACGTCGCCGAGCCGCTGCGGATCGCCGCCGACGAGGCGACCGCGCTGCTGGTGGCCGCCCGCGCGGTGTCCACCCTGCCCGGCCTGCGCGAGGGCGACCGGCAGGCGCTGCTGCGGGCCACCGCCAAGGTGGAGGCCGCCTCGGGCGAGGCGGCGGGTGCCAGTTCCCGGCTGTCGGTGACCTTCGAGTCCGAGGGCGGCGTCTTCGCCGACGTGGACCGGGCGATCTCCGAGCGGCGCCGACTGTGGATCCGCTACTACTCGCCCTCGCGGGACGAGCTGAGCGAACGCGAGATCGACCCGATCCGCCTGGTCAGCGTCGGGCACACCTATGTGGAGGCCTGGTGTCGCCGCTCCGAGGCGCGCCGGACCTTCCGGCTCGACCGGGTCGCCGAGATCCGCATCCTGGACGAGCCGTCCGCGCCGCCGGAGATCGAGCTGCGGGACCTGTCCGAGGGGCTGGTCCAGCCCGCGGCCGAGGATCCGGAGGTGGTCGTCGAGGTGGGTCCCGGCGGGCGCTGGGTCGCCGAGTACTACCCGCACGACAGCGCGGATGAGCTGCCGGACGGCGGGCTGCGTATCACCTTGCGGACCCCCGATCCCACGTCGCTGCGGCGGCTGGCCCTGCGTCTCGGCGGTGACGGCCGGATCGTCTCGCCGCAGGCTCTCGCGGACAGCGCCCGCAGCGCGGCCCGCGAGGCGCTCGCCGCCTACGACGGGCCGGACGGGCTCGGGGCGGTCCCGGACAGGCCGTACGAGGGGCGGGAGCAGGGGCTTTGA
- a CDS encoding MFS transporter, with protein MAAGYLEILRARHAARLLAGTLVGRLPNATAAIAVVLFVRAGGGTYSLAGALAAVYGVANAVGQPLLGRLVDLYGQPRVQLPAAVVSALGMGAFALAGTEPVALACAAMAVAGLFTPPLEGGLRALWPSVLGKEEQVHTAYAMDAVAQEVMFTVGPLLVTLCVSLWSAQAALLILAVIGVLGALSVVVSEPSRAWRSAPREAHWLGALRSPGLLALLGAFLFVGMALGSITVAAVSYADAHGGDVVYGWLMAGIGLGALLGGVVYGARRWGGAPERRLRVLVALLAVCYVPLVLVPGPVAMTGLATLAGVFLAPSIACAFVLVDRHAPTGTVTEAFSWLVTTFTVGASVGTGVAGPVVEWGGAGRGFAVAGVAGAAALVVLLATGRVLAATGRGEVVAVSSENDPNRAVEPRFSSGDRA; from the coding sequence ATGGCCGCGGGATACCTGGAGATCCTCAGGGCGAGGCATGCCGCCAGGCTGCTCGCGGGGACGCTGGTGGGGCGGCTGCCGAACGCCACGGCGGCCATCGCCGTGGTGCTGTTCGTGCGGGCCGGGGGAGGCACGTACAGCCTGGCGGGCGCGCTCGCGGCGGTGTACGGGGTGGCCAACGCGGTCGGGCAGCCACTGCTCGGCCGGCTGGTGGACCTGTACGGCCAGCCCCGGGTGCAACTGCCCGCCGCGGTCGTCTCGGCGCTCGGCATGGGCGCCTTCGCCCTGGCCGGAACGGAGCCGGTGGCGCTCGCCTGCGCCGCGATGGCCGTGGCCGGGCTCTTCACGCCTCCTCTGGAGGGCGGCCTGCGGGCGCTGTGGCCCTCCGTGCTGGGCAAGGAGGAGCAGGTGCACACCGCGTACGCGATGGACGCGGTGGCGCAGGAAGTCATGTTCACCGTCGGGCCCTTGCTGGTGACGCTGTGCGTGTCGCTCTGGTCCGCGCAGGCCGCCCTGCTGATCCTGGCCGTCATCGGTGTCCTCGGTGCCCTCTCCGTGGTCGTCTCGGAGCCCTCGCGCGCGTGGCGTTCGGCTCCGCGCGAGGCGCACTGGCTGGGTGCTCTGCGTTCGCCGGGGCTGCTGGCCCTGCTCGGGGCGTTCCTGTTCGTCGGGATGGCGCTCGGCTCGATCACGGTGGCGGCGGTGTCGTACGCCGACGCGCACGGCGGGGACGTGGTGTACGGCTGGCTGATGGCGGGCATCGGGCTCGGGGCGCTGCTGGGCGGTGTGGTCTACGGCGCGCGTCGCTGGGGCGGGGCGCCGGAGCGGCGACTGCGGGTGCTGGTGGCCCTTCTGGCGGTGTGTTACGTCCCGCTGGTGCTGGTGCCGGGTCCGGTGGCCATGACGGGGCTTGCGACGCTTGCCGGGGTGTTCCTCGCGCCGAGCATCGCGTGTGCCTTCGTGCTGGTGGACCGGCACGCGCCCACCGGTACGGTCACCGAGGCTTTTTCCTGGCTTGTGACGACGTTCACCGTGGGTGCTTCGGTGGGAACGGGTGTCGCGGGGCCGGTCGTGGAGTGGGGCGGGGCGGGGCGGGGCTTCGCCGTTGCGGGGGTCGCGGGAGCTGCCGCGCTGGTGGTTCTGCTGGCCACGGGCAGGGTCCTCGCAGCTACCGGGAGGGGCGAGGTTGTTGCGGTCTCATCGGAAAATGATCCAAACCGAGCCGTCGAACCCCGTTTCAGCTCGGGGGATCGGGCGTAA
- a CDS encoding FKBP-type peptidyl-prolyl cis-trans isomerase, whose protein sequence is MRRRSLLLSVPAGLVTLAGCGDDGKSDTAKSSNSPSPSASAAASAPPPPKIVDGPLPAITAGTKFGEKPTVAKGTGEPSKDLAVRTVIAGNGKTVAENDYVQANYLGQIWATAKVFDNSYDRGAPLLIQLAQGSIIDGWRYGLVGKKTGSRVEMAVPPTWGYGSEGNAQAGIKGTDTLVFVVDIEGTFNSKSSAKGKNVPQNDASLPTVGTNTDGAAPKITVPKKAAPTKLVANYVIEGDGDELKADSSVLVQYEGVLWDSGKEFDSTYKRGQLTQFSLQQVVKGWAQGLTGKKVGSRVLIVIPPALGYGDNPPAGSGIEKDSTLVFSVDILATF, encoded by the coding sequence GTGCGCCGACGCTCACTCCTTCTCTCCGTACCCGCTGGACTGGTCACGCTCGCCGGATGCGGTGACGACGGCAAGTCAGACACGGCGAAGTCCAGCAACAGCCCGTCGCCTTCGGCGTCCGCGGCGGCGTCCGCGCCGCCCCCGCCGAAGATCGTCGACGGGCCGCTGCCGGCGATCACGGCCGGTACGAAGTTCGGTGAGAAGCCGACCGTGGCCAAGGGCACCGGGGAGCCGTCGAAGGATCTCGCGGTCAGGACGGTGATCGCGGGCAACGGCAAGACGGTCGCGGAGAACGACTACGTCCAGGCCAACTACCTGGGTCAGATCTGGGCCACGGCGAAGGTTTTCGACAACTCCTACGACCGGGGGGCGCCGCTGCTCATCCAGCTGGCGCAGGGCAGCATCATCGACGGCTGGCGCTATGGTCTGGTCGGCAAGAAGACCGGCAGCCGCGTCGAGATGGCGGTGCCGCCGACCTGGGGTTATGGCTCGGAGGGCAACGCGCAGGCGGGTATCAAGGGCACGGACACGCTGGTGTTCGTGGTGGACATCGAGGGCACGTTCAACTCCAAGAGTTCCGCCAAGGGCAAGAACGTGCCGCAGAACGACGCCTCGCTGCCGACGGTCGGCACGAACACGGACGGCGCCGCTCCCAAGATCACGGTGCCGAAGAAGGCCGCTCCCACGAAGCTCGTGGCGAACTACGTGATCGAGGGCGACGGCGACGAGCTCAAGGCCGACAGCAGCGTCCTGGTGCAGTACGAGGGTGTGCTGTGGGACAGCGGCAAGGAGTTCGACTCGACGTACAAGCGGGGCCAGCTGACGCAGTTCTCGCTGCAGCAGGTCGTCAAGGGCTGGGCGCAGGGGCTGACGGGCAAGAAGGTGGGCAGCCGCGTCCTGATCGTGATTCCGCCGGCTCTGGGCTACGGCGACAACCCGCCGGCGGGCAGCGGTATCGAGAAGGACTCCACTCTCGTCTTCTCGGTCGACATCCTGGCGACGTTCTGA
- the tatC gene encoding twin-arginine translocase subunit TatC: MLKSARNTEKDPEGRMPLADHLRELRNRLAKAVLAIVLVTVVAAFYYNDIINFFTKPVLNSVGCPETFAELAKQPKNHQCAQITINGLLAPFTLALKVSLMAGVVLASPVWLYQLWAFVAPGLHRSEKKYAYAFVGTGVPLFFGGAFFAYKVLPTTAKVLMEFTPDGVNNLLPLDDLLDLVTRMVVVFGLSFELPLLLVMLNLTGIITGKRMLGWWRGMIIGITVFAAVATPSTDPLTMLALAGPIWILYFGAVLFSLLNDRRRRRRDESGPADDEASDLDLTPEDIGGVESVTTAPTLPEQATTDRVNGYDDVT, from the coding sequence TTGCTCAAGTCTGCCCGCAACACGGAGAAGGACCCCGAGGGGCGTATGCCTCTCGCGGACCATCTTCGCGAGCTCCGCAACCGGCTCGCGAAGGCGGTGCTGGCGATCGTCCTCGTGACCGTCGTCGCGGCCTTCTACTACAACGACATCATCAACTTCTTCACCAAGCCGGTCCTGAACTCCGTCGGGTGCCCGGAGACGTTCGCCGAACTGGCGAAGCAGCCCAAGAACCACCAGTGCGCGCAGATCACGATCAACGGTCTGCTCGCGCCGTTCACCCTGGCGCTGAAGGTCTCCCTGATGGCGGGCGTCGTGCTCGCCTCGCCGGTGTGGCTCTACCAGCTCTGGGCGTTCGTCGCCCCGGGGCTGCACAGGAGCGAGAAGAAGTACGCGTACGCGTTCGTCGGCACCGGCGTCCCGCTGTTCTTCGGCGGCGCGTTCTTCGCCTACAAGGTGCTTCCCACCACGGCGAAGGTCCTGATGGAGTTCACGCCGGACGGCGTGAACAACCTCCTGCCGCTGGACGACCTGCTCGACCTGGTCACGCGCATGGTGGTGGTCTTCGGTCTCTCCTTCGAGCTGCCCCTGCTGCTGGTGATGCTCAACCTCACGGGCATCATCACCGGCAAGCGCATGCTCGGCTGGTGGCGCGGCATGATCATCGGCATCACGGTCTTCGCCGCCGTCGCCACTCCCAGCACCGACCCGCTGACGATGCTCGCGCTCGCCGGGCCGATCTGGATCCTGTACTTCGGCGCGGTCCTGTTCTCCCTGCTCAACGACCGGCGCAGGCGCCGGCGCGACGAGTCCGGTCCCGCCGACGACGAGGCGTCCGACCTCGACCTCACCCCTGAGGACATCGGCGGCGTCGAGAGCGTGACGACCGCACCGACTCTTCCGGAGCAGGCCACCACGGACCGGGTCAACGGTTATGACGACGTGACCTGA
- the tatA gene encoding Sec-independent protein translocase subunit TatA — protein sequence MFGRLGAPEIILILVVIILLFGAKKLPDMARSLGKSARILKSEAKAMKDDGGTTPAPAGPPSTDEQTPAQRTIQAAPGDVTSSRPVNEPTDTTQR from the coding sequence ATGTTCGGAAGGCTCGGAGCTCCCGAGATCATTCTCATCCTCGTCGTCATCATCCTGCTGTTCGGCGCGAAGAAGCTTCCGGACATGGCGCGCTCCCTCGGCAAGTCTGCCCGGATCCTCAAGAGCGAAGCCAAGGCGATGAAGGACGACGGCGGCACCACTCCGGCCCCGGCCGGTCCGCCGAGCACCGATGAGCAGACCCCGGCTCAGCGCACCATCCAGGCGGCTCCCGGCGACGTGACCAGCTCGCGCCCGGTCAACGAGCCGACGGACACGACCCAGCGCTGA